The Mucilaginibacter rubeus genomic interval AAGCGTTATCCTGAAACCAAATTATCTGAAGATGATAAGGCTTATCATATCAGTGGAAAGGATTTTGAGATAGGCATCAGCAAAGAAAATGGTGCTTTAACCTCGTACCTGTACAAAGGCGCTCAGCAGGTGTTCGCCCCTTTATTGCCACATTTTACCCGACCGGTTACCGATAATGATCGTCGTGGCTGGAAAATGGAAAAGAAACTGGCGGCATGGTTTAAGGCTGTGCCGATACTGAAAAAGATCTCAGGCCAAAAAGCCGGAGATGGTTCGGTAGTGGTTACAAGTGTTTATTCTATGGTTAACGATAGTGCCTCGGTACAAGTAAGTTATACCATTCGCGGTAATGGCTTGCTGAATGTTGCTTATGATTTTGACGCTAAACCGGGCTTGCCAAACCTTCCTAAAGTTGGCATGCAAATGGGGATTGCACAGGCCGATAGTAATATCAGTTATTATGGCCGGGGGCCTTTTGAAAACTATATCGACAGGCGTACCGGCTCAGAAGCGGGCATCTATTCACAATCCATCAGTCAGTTTATGGAACCCTATGTTGTGCCCCAGGAAAATGGCAACCGCACGGATGTACGCTGGATGCTGCTACACCATAAAACGGGCGGTTTGCTGATAACTGCCGATAGCCTGCTGAGCATGAGTGCCTGGCCCTATACCGAAGAGAATATTCAAAAAGCAAAGCACACCAATAAGCTAATGGATGCAGGATTTATTACGTTGAATATCGACCTGATGCAAATGGGCGTAGGCGGTAACGATAGCTGGTCGGAAGTGGCCGAGCCTTTGGAGCAATACCGCATTCCTGCCAAAAAGTATCAATACAGTTTTCGCCTGAAACCATATGAGGGTAAACCTGAGGCGGCAGGAAACGCGGCATATCAGATAAAATTTAACAGGAAGCCATGAGAAAATACGTTTTCACAATTTGCCTTTGCTGCCTGTTTTTACCGGGGATAGCTCAGCAGCGAAAAGCATCAACCTCCGAGGATGGTTTGAAGCAGGCCTTTTTGCACCCGCCCGAATCGGCAAAGCCCTGGGTATTTTGGTATTGGATGCAAGGCGCTGTAAGCCGTGAAGGGATCACCGCCGATTTGCAGGCCATGAAACAGGCGGGCATTGCTGGGGCATATTTAATGCCCATTAAGGGGCCTGCTAATCCGCCATTTATTACCCCATCAATCAATCAGCTAAGCCCGGAGTGGTGGGCGATGGTAAAGTTTACCATGCAGGAAGCCGACAGAATGGGCTTAAAACTGGCTATGCACGATAGCGATGGTTTTGCATTGGCGGGTGGCCCATGGATAACCCCGGAGCTTTCCATGCAAAAAGTAGTATGGTCAAAAGTTGAGCTTGAAGGTGGCAAAGTTTATCACGATACATTGCCTGTCCCTAAGCACTATAAAAACTATTATAAAGATATCGAGATACTGGCCTATCCGTCGCTCCAGGGCGAGGGGATAAGCAGTTATGATGAGCATCCGAAGGTAAGCACCAGTGTAGCGAATACGGACGTGCAATATCTTGCAGAAAAAGGAAATACCAAAAGTTTTACAAGCAACGAGCAATGTTGGCTGCAGCTTGAATTTGAAAAGCCTTTTACCTGCCGCTCGCTCATTATCCATACTTCGGCAAGTAATTACCAGTCGCAACGGTTGTTGCTTGAGATAAGTGATGACGGTAAAAATTATCGTTCGATAGGTAGGTTGGAGCCGCCACGCCATGGCTGGCAGGATGGGGATGCTGAGATCACAAACTCCATCGCTCCGACGACTGCCAGATATTTCAGGTTCACCTACGATAAAGAAGGTTCGGAACCCGGAGCAGAAGACCTTGACTTTGCCAAATGGAAACCAACTTTAAAATTATCGGGCATTGAATTATTAGGCGAACCGCGCATTCATCAGTATGAAAGCAAAACCGGTGAGGTTTGGCGTTTGAGCAAGCAAACTACAAATGCCCAATTACCGGCTAACCTTTGTGTAGATAAAAGCAAGATCATTAACCTTACCGATAAATTAGGAGCAGACGGCAAACTGAATTGGCAGGTGCCTGCGGGTAATTGGACAATTATCCGTATCGGACATACTTCTACCGGGCATACCAATGCTACCGGCGGTGGCGGTATTGGTTTGGAGTGCGATAAGTTTAATCCCGAAGCCGCCAAAATACAGTTTGATAACTGGTTTGGAGAGGCCGTGAAGCAGGCGGGGCCGGAGTTGGCAAAGCGTGTACTGAAAATCTTTCATGTGGATAGCTGGGAATGCGGAAGCCAAAACTGGTCGCCGGTATTTGCTGCCAAATTTCAGAAGCGACGCGGGTATGACCTGCTGCCGTATCTGCCTTTAATGGCCGGCGTGCCGATGGAAAGCGCGGAAAAATCCGAAAAAGTATTGGCCGATGTAAGGCAAACCATAGCCGAATTACTGGTAGATAATTTCTACGGTACAATGGCCAAGCTGGCGCATGAAAAAGGCTGCACGTTCACCGCCGAAAGCATGGCACCAACCATGATGAGCGATGGCATGCTGCATTACCAAAAGGCCGATATCCCGATGGGCGAGTTCTGGTTCCGGAGTCCTACGCATGATAAGCCCAATGATATGCTGGATGCCATATCGGGCGGGCACATCTATGGTAAAAATATTATCCAGGCTGAGGCTTTTACCGAACTGCGGTTATTATGGGACGAACATCCCGGTATGCTCAAAACCACTGCCGACCGCAATTTTGCCCTCGGCATCAACCGTTATGTTTTTCATGTAAACGTACATAACCCATGGCTTGACCGTAAGCCCGGTATGACGCTGGATGGTATAGGCCTGTTTTTCCAGCGCGACCAAACTTGGTGGCAACCCGGTAAAGCCTGGTTTGATTATATCAGTCGCTGCCAGGCCATGTTACAGCAGGGACACCCGGTGGCCGATATCGCTGTTTTTACCGGCGAAGAAACACCGCGCCGTGCTATTTTGCCCGACAGGTTGCTTACTACTTTGCCTGGAATCTTCGGTGTGGAACGGGTAAGGCAAGAAACTGAACGCCTGGCCAACAAAGGTGTGCCCATCATTAATTCAATTGAAGATGCGAGCCACTCGGCTAATATGGCGTTACCCGAAAACTGGATAGACCCGCTGAGAGGATATGCCTACGATTCCTTCAATAAAGACGCGCTGCTGCGTTTAGCTACGGTAAAAAACGGCAGGATCATTTTGCCCGGTGGTGCAAGCTATGCCATGCTGGTGATTCCCGGGGTAAGCCCGATGTCGCCTCAGCCCTGGCAATTATCGGCAGAGGTCGTTAAAAAGCTTCAGCAACTGGTTAATGAAGGTGCTACCATTCTATTGGGCGATGAGCGGATGAAAGCTGTTTTGAAAGATAAAGTACTCATCGGCCCTTACCAAAAAGAAACATTTGATGAATTAGGTCTACCCCGTGATTTGACCGCGACAGACTCCGTTAATCAGCCCGCAAAGGATTTGGCTTGGACACATCGGAGCTCAGCTAATCTTGATATCTATTTTATTTCCAATCAGCAGGCTTTAAATCGTACAATTGATTTATCGTTGAGGGCGGCAGGCCGTACCCCTGAACTTTGGGATCCTTTAACCGGTGAGATCAGGCAATTGCATACAACCAGTAAATCACCCCGTACAAATATTAAGCTTGAGTTGGCCGCCAACGGCTCTGCCTTTATCATTTTCAGAAATTCCTCTTCTAAGGCAAAAATCAAGGATAATAAATCTGCTCATTTTAAAACGATACAAACTTTTACAAACTGGCAGGTACAGTTCGATCCTAAATATGGAGGCCCTGCGAAACCTGTAATATTCGATCAGCCTGAAGACTGGTCGCGCTATGCCAATGATAGCATAAAGTATTATTCAGGAACGGCGGTTTACAGTCACACGTTTCAGTTTACCGGAAAAGCAGGGGTCAAAACATATCTTGACCTGGAAAATGTCGCTAACATAGCCGAAGTGTATGTAAACGGTATCAATTGCGGCACGGCCTGGACATATCCTTACCAGGTAGACATCAGTAAAGCCATTAAGCATGGTGAAAATAAGCTGGTAATCAAAGTAACCAACACCTGGGCAAACCGCCTGATGGGCGATCATGCCCTGTCCGAAAATAAACGTATTACATGGACAAACGCGCCTTACCGGTTGGAAGGTCGCCCGCTTTTACCGGCCGGCTTGCTGAGCCCGGTGAAATTGCTCATTGATATCCCTTAATGATATGAAAAGAACTTTTAAATATATTGGAGTTGCACTGTTGTTAAGCTGCGCGTTAAAACTATCGGCCCAAAACAAATCCCTTGTAAATACAAGTAAAAGCAGTTACGCAAAACTCAGCAGCCTTGATATGGGCGCAGTACAGTGGACAGGCGGCTTCTGGGCCGACAGGTTTAAGGTTTGCCGCGATACCATGATCCCCAACCTGTGGCGCGTTTATACCGATCCGAAGATCAGTCATGCCTACCGCAATTTTGAGATAGCCGCGGGACTGGATACCGGATCGCATGAGGGACCGCCATTTAATGACGGTGATTTTTATAAACTGTTTGAGGCGGTAGCCAGCATGTACGCCTCCACGCATGATCCCAAATTGGATGCGTTGATGGATAAAACCATAGCTGTCATCGCCAAAGCCCAACGCGCTGATGGCTATATCCACACGCCAACCCTTATTGAAGAACGCAAGAACAGCGGTAAGGAAAAGGCTTTTAACGATCGTCTTAATTTTGAAACCTATAACCTTGGTCACCTCATGACAGCGGCCTGTGTTCATTACCGGGTTACGGGTAAAACTACCTTGTTGAAAGTAGCTATCAAGGCAACCGATTACCTTTATAAGTTTTATAAAACAGCTTCTCCCGAGCTGGCACGGAATGCCATTTGCCCCTCGCATTACATGGGGGTAGTCGAAATGTACCGAACCACCCGCGATCCGAAATATCTTGAACTGGCTAAAAATCTGATCGATATCCGGGGATTGATGAAGGATGGTACCGACGATAACCAGGACAGAACACCTTTCCGCCAGCAAACACAGGCTACGGGTCACGCGGTCCGTGCCAATTACCTGTTCGCGGGCGCTGCCGATGTTTATGCCGAAACCGGCGATACCTCTCTAATGCACACCTTAAACCTGATGTGGAACGATGTAGTGAACCGTAAAATGTACATCACCGGTGGCTGTGGCGCGTTGTATGACGGAGTTTCGCCCGACGGCACTTCTTATAACCCTAACGAGGTACAAAAGGTACATCAGGCATACGGGCGTGATTATCAATTACCGAGCTTTACAGCCCACAATGAAACC includes:
- a CDS encoding glycosyl hydrolase, which encodes MRKYVFTICLCCLFLPGIAQQRKASTSEDGLKQAFLHPPESAKPWVFWYWMQGAVSREGITADLQAMKQAGIAGAYLMPIKGPANPPFITPSINQLSPEWWAMVKFTMQEADRMGLKLAMHDSDGFALAGGPWITPELSMQKVVWSKVELEGGKVYHDTLPVPKHYKNYYKDIEILAYPSLQGEGISSYDEHPKVSTSVANTDVQYLAEKGNTKSFTSNEQCWLQLEFEKPFTCRSLIIHTSASNYQSQRLLLEISDDGKNYRSIGRLEPPRHGWQDGDAEITNSIAPTTARYFRFTYDKEGSEPGAEDLDFAKWKPTLKLSGIELLGEPRIHQYESKTGEVWRLSKQTTNAQLPANLCVDKSKIINLTDKLGADGKLNWQVPAGNWTIIRIGHTSTGHTNATGGGGIGLECDKFNPEAAKIQFDNWFGEAVKQAGPELAKRVLKIFHVDSWECGSQNWSPVFAAKFQKRRGYDLLPYLPLMAGVPMESAEKSEKVLADVRQTIAELLVDNFYGTMAKLAHEKGCTFTAESMAPTMMSDGMLHYQKADIPMGEFWFRSPTHDKPNDMLDAISGGHIYGKNIIQAEAFTELRLLWDEHPGMLKTTADRNFALGINRYVFHVNVHNPWLDRKPGMTLDGIGLFFQRDQTWWQPGKAWFDYISRCQAMLQQGHPVADIAVFTGEETPRRAILPDRLLTTLPGIFGVERVRQETERLANKGVPIINSIEDASHSANMALPENWIDPLRGYAYDSFNKDALLRLATVKNGRIILPGGASYAMLVIPGVSPMSPQPWQLSAEVVKKLQQLVNEGATILLGDERMKAVLKDKVLIGPYQKETFDELGLPRDLTATDSVNQPAKDLAWTHRSSANLDIYFISNQQALNRTIDLSLRAAGRTPELWDPLTGEIRQLHTTSKSPRTNIKLELAANGSAFIIFRNSSSKAKIKDNKSAHFKTIQTFTNWQVQFDPKYGGPAKPVIFDQPEDWSRYANDSIKYYSGTAVYSHTFQFTGKAGVKTYLDLENVANIAEVYVNGINCGTAWTYPYQVDISKAIKHGENKLVIKVTNTWANRLMGDHALSENKRITWTNAPYRLEGRPLLPAGLLSPVKLLIDIP
- a CDS encoding glycoside hydrolase family 127 protein — protein: MKRTFKYIGVALLLSCALKLSAQNKSLVNTSKSSYAKLSSLDMGAVQWTGGFWADRFKVCRDTMIPNLWRVYTDPKISHAYRNFEIAAGLDTGSHEGPPFNDGDFYKLFEAVASMYASTHDPKLDALMDKTIAVIAKAQRADGYIHTPTLIEERKNSGKEKAFNDRLNFETYNLGHLMTAACVHYRVTGKTTLLKVAIKATDYLYKFYKTASPELARNAICPSHYMGVVEMYRTTRDPKYLELAKNLIDIRGLMKDGTDDNQDRTPFRQQTQATGHAVRANYLFAGAADVYAETGDTSLMHTLNLMWNDVVNRKMYITGGCGALYDGVSPDGTSYNPNEVQKVHQAYGRDYQLPSFTAHNETCANIGNVLWNWRMLQITGEAKYADVMELALYNSVLSGISLNGRNFLYTNPLAYSDSLPFKQRWSKDRVGYIKLSNCCPPNVVRTIAEVSDYAYSVSDKGLWFNLYGSNTITAKLKDGTPVKLTQTTNYPWDGKIRIRFDEVPGNKAFSVFLRIPGWCKGASIKLAGQPVPQLDTTPGTYTQINAVWEKGMTIDLDLPMPVTLMEANPLVEETRNQVAVKRGPVVYCLESADLGKGQKVFNVALSANNQLKPELIKIDNSEIVSLVGKADLRDENNWSNQLYKQVSAPKQNAVDIRLIPYYAWGNRGHVDMETWMPLDR